A stretch of Chanodichthys erythropterus isolate Z2021 chromosome 20, ASM2448905v1, whole genome shotgun sequence DNA encodes these proteins:
- the ptges3a gene encoding prostaglandin E synthase 3 isoform X1, with product MQPATAKWYDRREAVFIEFCIEDSKDVQVKFDKTKLDFSCVGGTDNMKHHNEVELFESIDPNESKHKRTDRSVFCCLKKAESGKSWPRLTKEKTKLNWLSVDFNNWKDWEDDSDEELSSFDRFSEVHVYIYTAINNLKLYNVKKIILICVYLILKMMNNMGGEDDLPDVDGADDEESVDSDDEKMPDLE from the exons AT GCAGCCAGCAACTGCCAAGTGGTATGACAGACGAGAGGCCGTCTTCATTGAATTCTGTATAGAAGACAGCAAAGATGTCCAAGTTAAATTTGACAAAACAAAGCTTGATTTCAG ttGTGTTGGAGGAACAGATAACATGAAACACCATAATGAAGTAGAACTATTTGAGTCCATTGACCCAAAT GAGTCTAAACACAAACGCACAGACAGGTCTGTGTTTTGCTGTCTAAAAAAAGCAGAATCTGGCAAGTCTTGGCCAAGGTTAACAAAAGAGAAAACGAAG CTTAATTGGCTTAGTGTTGACTTCAATAACTGGAAAGACTGGGAGGATGACTCGGATGAAGAATTGTCCAGTTTTGATCGCTTTTCAGAGGTTCATGTCTACATATATACTGCTATTAATAATCTAAAATTgtataatgtgaaaaaaatcatactcatttgtgtttatttgattttaaagaTGATGAACAACATGGGAGGGGAAGATGACCTACCAGATGTGGATGGTGCAGATGAT GAGGAGTCTGTGGATAGTGATGACGAAA aaatGCCAGACCTTGAGTGA
- the ptges3a gene encoding prostaglandin E synthase 3 isoform X2 — protein sequence MQPATAKWYDRREAVFIEFCIEDSKDVQVKFDKTKLDFSCVGGTDNMKHHNEVELFESIDPNESKHKRTDRSVFCCLKKAESGKSWPRLTKEKTKLNWLSVDFNNWKDWEDDSDEELSSFDRFSEMMNNMGGEDDLPDVDGADDEESVDSDDEKMPDLE from the exons AT GCAGCCAGCAACTGCCAAGTGGTATGACAGACGAGAGGCCGTCTTCATTGAATTCTGTATAGAAGACAGCAAAGATGTCCAAGTTAAATTTGACAAAACAAAGCTTGATTTCAG ttGTGTTGGAGGAACAGATAACATGAAACACCATAATGAAGTAGAACTATTTGAGTCCATTGACCCAAAT GAGTCTAAACACAAACGCACAGACAGGTCTGTGTTTTGCTGTCTAAAAAAAGCAGAATCTGGCAAGTCTTGGCCAAGGTTAACAAAAGAGAAAACGAAG CTTAATTGGCTTAGTGTTGACTTCAATAACTGGAAAGACTGGGAGGATGACTCGGATGAAGAATTGTCCAGTTTTGATCGCTTTTCAGAG aTGATGAACAACATGGGAGGGGAAGATGACCTACCAGATGTGGATGGTGCAGATGAT GAGGAGTCTGTGGATAGTGATGACGAAA aaatGCCAGACCTTGAGTGA